The genome window CCCGAGCTGATACGGCTGGCTCCAGAGCTGCGGGCAGAACTCGAGGCGGCCTCGGCTGAGCGCGGCCTGCCCTTTGCACTCGTCCGGAGGCTTCACCGAGCGCTGCGAGAGGCGGGTGAGTCCTGCGGTGGTTCTTGACCTTGAAGGCAACGAGAGATCTCTGAccgcagtttgggggggggggggggtcctcaagGTAGGCAACCCCGGGTGAGGGAACGCTTCACCATTCTTTGCATGGAGATGAATTGGAACTGCTTGCCCTGTCTGTGGGGCCATTGCCCTCGCCTGTATCTGGGaggaagctgatctctgttgcctgaagatcaattgtgattccgggagatctccagccaccacctgctggttggcaaccctgtgtttACTCTCGGGTAAGCGTGTTCTGTCCAACGGGAGGAAGCCCCGCTGAAAGCTAATGAGGTATCCATAACTGAGCTCGGTAACataaatataattatttaatAAATTAGAAAGAACACATTGTTAACTTGGGTAACTCACTGTGGCAGAATTTCCTGATAACTTTGAAGGCTTTACCGGAGGATTCAGCACatttgcaggggggaggggtataaatgaggcAATGTGGTGTATCGGTGTGTTGTCCTGGGATCAAGAGACCCAGATTTCAATTCCTCCTCTGCTGTGGTAGCTGGCTGGGTGATCTTAAGCCAGTCCCCCACTCTCAgactaatctatctcacaggttcttgtgaggataaaatggaggagaggaaaaatgatgtaagccacttcaggtttACAGTGAGGAATAAATGAAGCAATTAAGTGAGTAAATAAATTGTCATGTTGTCTGAATGGAACTGCTGTGTTCCCTGGTAATGTGTatctgaatgccagttgctgaGGAGgggtgcagcagcagtgaaaactTTGGCCTGTATGCTTCTTCTTGTGAGCCTCTTATCTGTCTTGCTGTTGcttgaaataggatgctggactagttgGAACCCCCTTGAGCTATTCCTGAAGAACTGTTCTTATGGTTTTAAGGTTTCTGATTCCATGTCTCACCATACAGTTGCAAAATTAGCATGACAGGCGTTTCCATGATGGAAGGTAATCGCTTTACCCAGCACGGATAATattggcagcccccccccccatttttctgttCACATTTCCAGTCTCTGCTTTCCTGCCTCCTAGAGTTCACTGCATCCTTGCTTGGCCACTAACATCTCTGGCAATCAGCAGACTCTGATCCTTCAGAGGCTTTTGTTTTAATCTTACCGATTTGATTTCTAGGTTCTCAAGTGTATCTTCATGAACTTCTCGAAGGCAGTGAGGTCTTACTTCCTGAAGTGAAAAAAGCTCCCAGGGTTTGTATTAATGACTATTTTCTGTGTTCAGAGTGGCTGGAAACTGAGTGCTTTTTGAACTCCTTGTTGTAAAGGCCTTGCTCAAAGGACTTGTTTCCCCCTTTTAGAGTATATCAGTTTCCATCTCAACATATCCCatgaaagggatttttaaaagtttagtaAAAgtcaaaaacattaggaaaagaatGGCATGGCATTTTCACTATCGGACTGCCTTTGTGCCTGTTTCAGAACCCAGAGTTAGTGGCCCGGCTGAAGACGCTCAAGGCTAAGCTAGCCAATGAGGAGTACAAGAGGATGACAAGAAATGTCAACAGCCAGGTAAGGAGAAAATGCATGGCAGGTGTGAAACTGAGCTGGCCCTGACATTTGCTGGGATGTGCTTTATCTCATTAAGCCAACAATAAATATTGAGGTGGTATGATTCTTGCTTTGAGGGATTCCCAGTGATAGGCTTACATGCACAGAAGATCCCAGTTCTAACACCCCAGCACATTGCCAGAGTCACTAGTTGGCATGCTGTGCCTGTTTCTGCTGATGAGAAGTAAGTGATAGAAACAAGGTGTAGAGAACGTAGCAGTTGCATTGGTGTCCATAACAAACCTGCCACAAGCTAACAATCACAGCAGAATGCTGTAAATGAATTACAGCAACTGAGAACTGAATGCTTAGTTCTGTGGTGAAAAAGAGTAAAGCTGTTTCTTCTCTGTAGGACTAAGCAGACATGCTGTAATGTATGTAGCATGAACCCAGTTCTTTTGCGGCTAGTAAGCAGGGTTGATACTTAAAGTTGGATCCCATTTCATATATTACAGTAAGTAAATAAGAGTGGAGAATTTCTGTTAATCTTGGGATTGAAGCAGCAGGAGAGAGGGTTGAACTGTACAAAGCTACcctatttctctctttttctcttacaGGAACTGAATCGATATGGCACTCTGGCTGACATCGGAAGGCAAGGTTTGTTACTATCATGCGAACTGAGTTGTCAGGTAGGCTGAGCCTAGTAAGCAGGAGAGGAGCCACAGTTCAGTGTGTTAAAGCCCAGCTTCAGTTTGTGGAATCTCTAGTTAAAGGATCCCTGATAACCAGCATTGAGACTAAAATGAACTAGTTAGACCAATAGTCTAGTTCTCTATAAGGCAGTATCATAAATAAGATGCAATTATAAGGGCATTCATGAAAATTGGATGAAGTTATCAGGCAAAGAGTCTCCTCTTAGTGGAAATGAAGGGCATCTCAAAGCCAGGACTA of Eublepharis macularius isolate TG4126 chromosome 17, MPM_Emac_v1.0, whole genome shotgun sequence contains these proteins:
- the TMEM199 gene encoding transmembrane protein 199: MATPFPPGQAWSCDLRAKMAASLRAGERLRRVAADPELIRLAPELRAELEAASAERGLPFALVRRLHRALREAGSQVYLHELLEGSEVLLPEVKKAPRNPELVARLKTLKAKLANEEYKRMTRNVNSQELNRYGTLADIGRQVRSTKVLVVTIFNFLITMGAAFACTYLGSQYIFAEMAARVLSAVIVASVVGLAELYVMVRTLEGELGEL